A genomic region of Chitinivorax tropicus contains the following coding sequences:
- a CDS encoding basic amino acid ABC transporter substrate-binding protein, with translation MNKLSSKLLAALIAGALVLSACGKKEEQPATPPAAQQSDAKPAEPAKPAVKELVVGTDAAYAPFESENENKEIVGFDIDVVKAIAEKAGVQVKFVNTPWEGIFKTLDQGDRDLLVSAITITDERKQSMDFSEPYFEAKQLIAVSSNSKVQKLEDLKKLKVGVQTGTTGDEVVQKLQGKTSPNIKRFESTPLALKELEAGGVDAVVADNGVVINYVKNNSDKGFRMVEDATFAKEFYGLAVKKGNAELVAKLNEGLKKIKEDGTYDKIYAQYFAETKAAAPAEAAKQ, from the coding sequence ATGAATAAATTGTCCAGCAAGTTGCTGGCCGCGCTGATCGCTGGCGCGCTGGTGTTGAGCGCATGTGGCAAGAAAGAAGAGCAACCTGCAACACCACCCGCAGCCCAGCAGTCTGACGCCAAGCCAGCCGAGCCAGCCAAACCTGCTGTCAAAGAGCTGGTGGTCGGCACGGATGCAGCCTATGCGCCGTTCGAAAGCGAAAACGAGAACAAGGAAATTGTCGGCTTTGACATTGACGTGGTGAAAGCCATCGCTGAGAAAGCCGGCGTGCAGGTGAAGTTTGTCAACACGCCATGGGAAGGGATCTTCAAGACACTTGACCAAGGCGACCGTGATCTGCTGGTTTCCGCCATCACCATCACTGATGAACGCAAACAAAGCATGGATTTCTCTGAGCCTTACTTCGAGGCCAAGCAACTGATCGCCGTGTCCTCGAACAGCAAGGTGCAGAAGCTCGAAGACCTCAAGAAACTGAAGGTGGGTGTGCAGACCGGCACCACAGGTGATGAAGTCGTACAGAAGCTGCAAGGCAAGACCAGCCCTAACATCAAGCGTTTCGAATCTACCCCGCTTGCACTCAAAGAGCTGGAAGCAGGCGGCGTTGATGCCGTGGTTGCGGACAACGGTGTGGTGATCAACTATGTGAAAAACAACTCCGACAAGGGTTTCCGCATGGTTGAGGATGCGACTTTTGCCAAGGAGTTCTATGGCCTGGCTGTGAAGAAAGGCAATGCCGAGCTGGTTGCCAAGTTGAATGAAGGGCTGAAGAAGATCAAGGAAGACGGCACCTACGACAAAATCTATGCCCAGTATTTTGCCGAGACGAAAGCCGCTGCCCCGGCTGAGGCCGCCAAGCAATAA
- a CDS encoding 2Fe-2S iron-sulfur cluster-binding protein produces MPSITFSSSTMPNEVTLEYVPDGSTTVLDLARLESLPIYWHCGLGTCGTCAARVTVLSGVERGMGNKERNVLIRFDKPAEVRPGDANWRLLCGYLLTGETLRVEW; encoded by the coding sequence ATGCCCAGCATTACCTTCAGTAGCAGCACTATGCCGAATGAGGTGACACTCGAATATGTACCAGATGGCAGCACCACGGTATTGGATCTGGCCCGCTTGGAATCGTTGCCGATCTACTGGCATTGCGGGCTGGGTACGTGCGGTACCTGCGCAGCGCGCGTGACCGTGCTGTCTGGGGTGGAGCGTGGCATGGGGAATAAAGAACGTAATGTATTGATCCGTTTTGATAAGCCCGCTGAGGTCAGACCTGGTGACGCCAATTGGCGCTTGCTTTGTGGCTATCTGCTGACTGGCGAAACCTTGAGGGTCGAGTGGTAG
- a CDS encoding ATP-binding protein, which produces MFHKISLRVIASGFTCSLVLLIVVMVATINQFVTFNAHMQWVSHTKNVLRAMDDVENALRDAVLAGREYLMTGSIDARQSFESAMAAQQVHLGRVRHLLSDNATQLQGLEAFQADLARRAQIWRQLVQSHDHQAGDPTAGMRHMTLMELNTRLAKLKYLEYDQLDLRIRHSILRAANTEYLVVMGGLIGGTVILIAFVILWGQIVQRIEAESALQHANEALENHVRQRTDELAFANQLLRQEIDEHLATQRQIEELNTSLEARVAERTHQLAAANKELESFSYSVSHDLRAPLRAVAGYSQMLLDHMKDRMDDEDRRLIGVIVSSGQRMGNLIDDLLTFSRLGRTTLSKNWVDMSLLVNDVVTELLQSHEGALPEIQIEPLPEAAGDRALLKQVWANLLSNAIKFSSQQRQAQIVVKSRETGDEMVYEVIDNGAGFDMRYVDKLFGVFQRLHQQHEFPGTGVGLAIVQRVIIRHGGRVLAQGETGKGACFGFTLPKEHIDEQLHAG; this is translated from the coding sequence GTGTTCCACAAAATCAGCCTTCGTGTCATTGCATCCGGCTTCACCTGCTCTCTCGTGCTGTTGATTGTGGTCATGGTGGCGACGATCAATCAGTTCGTCACTTTCAATGCCCATATGCAATGGGTGTCGCATACCAAGAACGTACTCCGTGCCATGGATGATGTGGAGAACGCACTGCGCGATGCTGTGCTGGCTGGGCGAGAGTATCTGATGACCGGTTCCATCGATGCCCGGCAAAGCTTTGAATCCGCCATGGCCGCCCAGCAAGTGCATCTCGGGCGCGTCCGTCATCTGCTGTCGGACAATGCGACGCAGCTGCAAGGGTTGGAGGCATTCCAGGCTGATCTGGCGCGGCGTGCGCAGATCTGGCGACAGCTGGTGCAGTCGCATGACCATCAAGCGGGAGACCCGACGGCTGGCATGCGCCACATGACTTTGATGGAGTTGAATACGCGCCTGGCCAAGCTCAAATATCTCGAATATGACCAGCTTGATCTACGCATCCGCCATTCCATCCTGCGGGCGGCCAACACCGAGTACCTGGTTGTCATGGGGGGCTTGATCGGCGGCACGGTGATCCTCATTGCGTTTGTGATCCTGTGGGGGCAGATTGTCCAACGGATCGAGGCAGAGTCGGCATTGCAACATGCCAATGAAGCGCTGGAAAACCATGTCAGGCAACGGACAGACGAACTTGCCTTTGCCAATCAGCTGTTACGGCAGGAAATCGACGAGCATCTCGCCACGCAGCGCCAGATCGAGGAGCTGAATACCTCGTTGGAAGCCAGAGTCGCAGAGCGTACTCATCAGTTGGCCGCCGCCAATAAGGAGCTGGAGAGCTTCAGCTATTCTGTGTCGCATGATCTGAGAGCGCCGCTCCGAGCGGTTGCCGGTTATTCACAGATGCTATTGGATCATATGAAAGACCGGATGGATGACGAAGACCGTCGTCTGATTGGGGTGATTGTGAGCAGCGGTCAGCGCATGGGCAATCTGATCGACGATTTGCTGACTTTCTCCAGACTGGGGCGAACCACACTCAGTAAGAACTGGGTGGATATGTCGCTGTTGGTCAACGATGTGGTCACTGAGTTGTTGCAAAGCCATGAGGGCGCCTTGCCTGAGATACAGATCGAGCCATTGCCGGAAGCGGCGGGTGATCGGGCGCTACTGAAGCAGGTGTGGGCCAATCTGTTGTCCAACGCCATCAAGTTCTCATCGCAGCAACGGCAGGCTCAGATTGTGGTCAAGAGCCGGGAGACGGGTGACGAGATGGTCTATGAGGTCATCGACAATGGCGCAGGGTTTGATATGCGGTATGTCGATAAATTGTTCGGCGTCTTTCAACGCCTGCATCAACAACACGAATTCCCTGGCACGGGTGTTGGCCTGGCCATTGTCCAGCGGGTGATCATCCGCCATGGTGGCAGGGTCTTGGCGCAAGGCGAGACTGGCAAAGGCGCATGTTTCGGCTTCACCCTGCCCAAGGAGCACATTGATGAGCAACTTCACGCAGGTTGA
- a CDS encoding sigma-54-dependent transcriptional regulator has protein sequence MSKRDAGTARHVLVIDDEPDIRELLELTLLRMGLEVTPVGSVKEALSQLNKGQFDLCLTDMRLPDGEGLQVVKHIQSQGLDIPVAVITAYGSTENAIQALKAGAFDYLSKPIALDQLRTLIKSALNLDQAAPQSSGRSGDASSRFLGSSPALQAVRELIDKLARSNAPVYISGESGSGKERAARMIHEKSQRAPKPFIAVNCGAIPENLMESEFFGYKKGAFTGADQEREGFFQAAHGGTLFLDEVADLPLMMQVKLLRVIQEKKVRKLGSPAEEAIDVRIISATHQSLSQRVDDGKFRQDLYYRLNVIELRMPPLREMRDDVPVIARSVLERVSEQLGMSVPQLSEPAQTALMQYNFPGNVRELENILERALALSNGHVIEEDDLQLTPESASGEDEAFAVGSGDKYPLQDYLDRVEREAILEALEKTRFNRTAAAKMLGITFRSMRYRMERLGIN, from the coding sequence ATGAGTAAACGCGACGCGGGCACCGCCCGTCATGTATTGGTCATCGATGATGAGCCCGATATCCGTGAGCTGCTGGAATTGACGTTATTACGGATGGGCCTGGAGGTGACGCCAGTGGGTAGCGTCAAAGAGGCCCTGTCCCAGCTCAACAAAGGTCAATTTGACCTGTGCCTGACTGATATGCGCCTACCTGATGGCGAGGGCCTGCAGGTGGTCAAGCATATTCAAAGCCAAGGACTGGATATTCCAGTCGCGGTGATCACAGCCTATGGCTCGACCGAAAATGCCATCCAGGCGCTCAAGGCAGGGGCATTCGACTACCTGTCCAAACCTATCGCCCTGGATCAACTGCGCACCCTGATCAAATCCGCACTCAATCTCGACCAAGCTGCCCCTCAATCCAGTGGCCGTAGCGGCGATGCCTCCAGCCGCTTTCTCGGCAGCTCGCCCGCCCTGCAGGCTGTTCGGGAATTGATCGACAAGCTCGCCCGGTCCAACGCCCCTGTCTACATCAGTGGCGAATCGGGCTCTGGTAAGGAGCGGGCGGCGCGGATGATCCATGAGAAAAGCCAGCGTGCGCCAAAGCCTTTCATTGCGGTGAATTGTGGCGCGATTCCGGAAAACCTGATGGAAAGCGAGTTTTTTGGTTATAAAAAAGGCGCATTCACCGGGGCGGATCAAGAGCGGGAAGGATTCTTCCAGGCGGCACACGGTGGCACCTTGTTTCTGGACGAGGTGGCCGACCTGCCGCTGATGATGCAGGTCAAGCTGCTGCGAGTCATCCAAGAGAAAAAAGTCCGGAAACTGGGCAGCCCGGCGGAGGAAGCCATTGATGTCCGGATCATCAGCGCGACCCACCAAAGCCTGTCGCAACGGGTGGATGACGGCAAATTCCGCCAGGACTTGTATTACCGCCTGAATGTGATCGAGTTGCGCATGCCCCCATTGCGAGAGATGCGTGATGACGTGCCAGTAATCGCGCGCTCAGTGCTGGAACGGGTTTCGGAGCAATTGGGCATGTCTGTTCCGCAATTGAGCGAGCCTGCCCAGACCGCCTTGATGCAGTACAACTTCCCCGGCAACGTCCGTGAATTGGAAAACATTCTGGAACGCGCCCTGGCCTTGTCCAATGGCCATGTGATCGAGGAAGATGACCTGCAACTGACGCCGGAAAGCGCATCGGGAGAAGACGAAGCATTTGCGGTAGGCAGTGGCGACAAATATCCACTGCAAGATTACCTTGATCGAGTCGAGCGGGAAGCCATTCTGGAAGCGCTGGAAAAGACCCGCTTCAACCGGACGGCTGCCGCCAAGATGCTCGGTATCACTTTCCGTAGCATGCGTTACCGAATGGAGCGCCTGGGTATCAACTGA
- a CDS encoding carboxymuconolactone decarboxylase family protein, which produces MQARIDFVQHAPNAYQGLAQAKKALAESTLGKALVDLVYLRVSQINGCAYCVDRHARDLLAAGEPLHRVNSLVTWREVAFYSDRERAALAWAEYLTRLPISHSGQDPFESLHVYFNEAEQAELLMAVALMNALNRLGVGAKMVVAAS; this is translated from the coding sequence ATGCAAGCTCGGATCGACTTTGTTCAACATGCACCGAATGCCTACCAAGGACTGGCGCAGGCAAAAAAAGCACTGGCTGAGTCCACTTTGGGCAAAGCCTTGGTGGATCTGGTGTACTTGAGGGTGTCGCAGATCAATGGGTGTGCATACTGCGTCGATCGCCACGCGCGTGATCTGTTGGCTGCGGGTGAGCCACTCCATCGGGTCAACAGTCTGGTGACCTGGCGCGAGGTGGCCTTCTACAGCGACCGTGAGCGAGCAGCCTTGGCATGGGCGGAGTACCTGACGCGGTTGCCGATATCGCATTCAGGTCAGGACCCGTTTGAATCATTGCACGTATATTTCAACGAGGCCGAGCAAGCGGAATTGCTGATGGCGGTGGCGCTGATGAACGCCTTGAACCGGCTGGGGGTTGGGGCAAAGATGGTGGTGGCCGCGTCTTGA
- a CDS encoding methyl-accepting chemotaxis protein, with product MALFKTMTLRTKVLIVSAIQVIIGFGIVISINSVNAYRDAVSQGMHLAKQDAENYAQKVSAELANARQLPEYLASMLQGLEMANRPSREMVYQLMTNLLTAAPQASGLWMLWEPNAYDGKDDEFRLDWPRHDPTGRFTPFISRVGSKIMVDSIIPIDQAKQFEAYRDKLTEYRPPYEASGWGDFYSLPKQRQRDTIIEPFPYEVQDTKMVMSSITIAIKDKAGKFVGVAALDLPLSSLQQQIGGFKPFDTGYVTLLSHGGVYVVSNDPANLAKTIQADAFPDGFLQKVQSGQTIQFERDGWEHIYLPIPLGNTGQFWSLGVSVPHAAIVESAKKARNDAILTGIIVVTIILGVLSLVLATLLQPLRRLADTMRTLSSGQGDLTRRLPIHSQDEIGQTAEAFNRFMASLRDMFTDVSVQSQAVGHAASELGGSAQKIEHATDHQAEASTSTAASVEQVTVSIQHIADSAREFEQTARTTGEQTHNGQQLASQVAGEISRASGSVFKLADTMGNLATQSQQVNTIVSVIKDIADQTNLLALNAAIEAARAGEHGRGFAVVADEVRKLAARTGEATIEIGRIVQAIQHDITQANGDMESTQRQIEEGVQLANQAADAMGAVKARTDELVGHVGIIANATREQAAASTDIARNIEKISSMSQTNRDATEEMGRAVTQLEQLASSLNAIVGRFTL from the coding sequence ATGGCGTTGTTCAAAACTATGACCTTACGCACCAAAGTGCTGATCGTCTCAGCTATCCAAGTCATCATCGGCTTTGGAATCGTCATCTCCATCAATAGTGTCAATGCGTATCGGGATGCAGTCTCCCAAGGCATGCATCTTGCCAAGCAGGATGCTGAAAACTATGCCCAGAAGGTTTCCGCCGAGTTGGCCAATGCCAGGCAGCTTCCTGAGTACTTGGCCAGCATGCTACAAGGGCTGGAAATGGCAAACCGCCCAAGCCGTGAAATGGTCTATCAGCTGATGACGAATCTGTTGACCGCTGCTCCACAGGCCTCCGGCCTCTGGATGCTATGGGAGCCCAATGCCTATGACGGCAAGGATGATGAATTCCGCTTGGACTGGCCAAGACATGATCCGACTGGCCGCTTCACCCCCTTCATCAGCCGCGTGGGCAGTAAGATCATGGTTGACTCGATCATACCTATTGACCAAGCCAAGCAATTCGAGGCGTATCGGGACAAACTGACGGAGTATCGTCCACCTTACGAGGCATCCGGCTGGGGTGACTTTTATTCGCTACCGAAGCAACGGCAGCGCGATACCATCATCGAGCCCTTTCCCTATGAAGTACAGGACACAAAGATGGTCATGTCCTCCATCACCATTGCCATCAAAGACAAGGCGGGCAAGTTTGTCGGGGTGGCGGCACTCGATCTGCCGCTGAGCAGCCTGCAGCAACAAATCGGTGGTTTCAAACCATTTGACACCGGCTATGTCACGTTACTTTCCCACGGCGGGGTGTATGTGGTGAGCAATGACCCGGCGAATCTGGCCAAAACCATACAGGCCGACGCCTTCCCCGATGGGTTTCTGCAAAAGGTTCAGTCTGGGCAGACCATCCAATTCGAGCGGGATGGCTGGGAACACATTTACTTGCCCATCCCATTGGGTAATACAGGACAATTCTGGTCGCTCGGGGTGTCTGTCCCTCATGCCGCCATTGTGGAAAGCGCCAAGAAAGCCCGAAACGATGCGATCCTGACGGGCATCATTGTCGTAACCATCATCTTGGGGGTGCTGTCGCTGGTTCTGGCGACCCTGCTCCAGCCGCTACGTCGGCTGGCAGACACCATGCGAACCTTGTCCTCAGGCCAAGGCGACCTGACCCGGCGCCTCCCGATCCATTCACAGGATGAGATCGGCCAGACCGCTGAAGCATTCAATCGATTCATGGCCAGCCTGCGTGATATGTTCACCGATGTCAGCGTACAGAGCCAAGCCGTCGGCCATGCCGCGTCAGAGCTTGGCGGCTCTGCGCAAAAGATCGAGCATGCCACCGACCACCAGGCAGAGGCCTCGACCTCCACCGCTGCCAGTGTCGAGCAAGTCACCGTCAGCATTCAACACATTGCGGACTCGGCTCGTGAATTCGAGCAGACCGCCCGTACCACCGGCGAGCAGACGCATAATGGTCAGCAGCTGGCCAGCCAGGTCGCAGGCGAAATCAGCCGCGCCAGTGGCAGTGTATTCAAGCTGGCGGATACCATGGGCAACTTGGCTACCCAGTCACAACAGGTCAATACCATCGTCAGTGTCATCAAAGATATCGCAGACCAGACCAATCTACTGGCCTTGAATGCCGCCATCGAAGCAGCCCGTGCCGGGGAGCATGGACGGGGCTTCGCCGTAGTGGCGGACGAGGTCAGAAAACTCGCCGCCCGGACGGGAGAAGCCACCATTGAAATCGGTCGTATCGTCCAAGCCATCCAGCACGATATCACCCAAGCCAATGGGGACATGGAATCCACCCAGCGCCAGATCGAAGAAGGCGTGCAACTGGCCAATCAGGCGGCGGACGCGATGGGTGCGGTCAAAGCCCGCACCGATGAGCTGGTCGGCCATGTTGGGATCATCGCCAATGCCACCCGCGAGCAGGCCGCTGCCAGTACCGACATTGCCCGCAATATCGAGAAAATCAGCAGCATGTCGCAAACCAACCGTGATGCAACCGAGGAAATGGGCCGGGCCGTTACGCAGCTGGAGCAACTGGCGAGCAGCCTCAATGCCATCGTCGGGCGTTTCACACTGTAG
- a CDS encoding EAL domain-containing protein codes for MSPLKALLVEDAVTDAELILYELRKGGIEFDARRVDSEQSLLYQLQAFKPDLVISDFSLPHLDGGRALDMVRGVSIDIPFVFVSGTIGEERAFDLMRRGATDYVNKTNLDRLTPIVNRALQETAERKVRKLVEEKLAASERHFRLLVDGVYDYALVLLDAEGKIISWNEGASRLYGYHQAQVIGQHLSLLYEAKHVDRAIRQLGAAVDMGRFEDECLQRRQSGQLFWADAVTTRLDGDGEQPSYFAHIVRDLTERREQEQKIARLNRLYAVLSSINSVIVRCRDRQTLLSEVCHIAVSQGNFALAWVGLCEDGVIEPVAWLGCAEQVLRDVCYHLDDHCAAWQAILQLKPILNNEQHQEDGQATLPANIMAEQGLQSSIALPLVVDGEGIGVLELYSNEPAFFNQDEMRLLLDLAGDIWFALEYISREEKLDYLAFYDALTGLPNRRLCGDRVHQLLSGRVDHHSLAMILLDIERFHFINDTFGRHQGDQLLKAVSYRLASVTDEPDFISRVGTDCFGVVLSAVNSEADVARFLKERMFPLFTKPFTLDDQELLISAKAGVAMAPGDGRDADTLFSSAEAALKKVKATAEPYLFYLPKMQERIAERLAIESGLRRALDEDQFVLYYQPKLDFSTLQIVGLEALIRWQHPEQGMIPPSRFIPILEETGLILKVGEWVLRRALDDAEYLSHQDIKVPRIAVNVSSLQLKQDNFVQVITRLVQARHASVVLDLEITESLLMEDVDININKLEALRHLGVKIMIDDFGTGYSSLSYIARLPIDALKIDRSFVENMTESPNSLSIVTSVISLAHSLNFKVIAEGVETEEQAKFLRLLRCDQVQGFLYGRPEPLHTIADRLIGNALQG; via the coding sequence ATGTCGCCATTGAAAGCATTGCTGGTGGAAGATGCCGTGACCGATGCCGAGCTGATTCTGTACGAGTTGCGTAAGGGTGGCATTGAATTCGATGCCCGGCGGGTGGATAGCGAGCAAAGCTTGTTGTATCAACTGCAGGCGTTCAAGCCGGATCTGGTCATCTCTGACTTTTCCCTACCGCATCTGGACGGTGGGCGGGCGCTTGACATGGTGCGTGGCGTGTCGATCGATATCCCTTTTGTGTTTGTCTCGGGCACCATCGGTGAAGAGCGTGCCTTTGATCTGATGCGCCGTGGGGCAACCGACTATGTCAACAAAACCAATCTGGATCGCCTGACGCCCATCGTCAATCGGGCCTTGCAGGAAACCGCTGAACGTAAAGTGCGCAAGCTGGTCGAGGAAAAGCTGGCCGCCAGCGAGCGGCATTTCCGCCTGCTGGTGGATGGTGTATATGACTATGCGCTGGTGCTGTTGGATGCAGAAGGCAAGATCATCAGCTGGAATGAGGGCGCCAGCAGGTTGTATGGATATCACCAGGCGCAGGTGATCGGGCAGCATCTGTCATTGTTGTACGAGGCAAAACACGTAGATCGGGCGATCCGCCAGCTGGGGGCTGCGGTGGACATGGGGCGGTTTGAAGACGAATGTCTGCAACGGCGACAGAGTGGCCAGCTGTTCTGGGCAGATGCCGTCACCACGCGGTTGGATGGGGATGGCGAGCAGCCCTCATATTTTGCCCACATCGTGCGTGATCTGACCGAGCGTCGCGAGCAAGAGCAAAAGATCGCCCGCCTCAATCGACTGTACGCTGTATTGTCCAGCATCAATTCAGTGATTGTCCGCTGCCGTGATCGGCAGACCTTGTTGAGTGAGGTCTGTCATATTGCGGTCAGTCAGGGCAATTTTGCCCTGGCTTGGGTGGGCTTGTGCGAGGATGGTGTGATCGAGCCCGTGGCATGGTTGGGTTGTGCAGAGCAGGTCTTACGGGATGTGTGTTATCACCTTGATGACCACTGTGCAGCGTGGCAGGCCATCTTGCAACTCAAGCCGATCCTGAATAACGAGCAGCATCAGGAGGACGGGCAGGCCACCTTGCCCGCCAACATCATGGCCGAGCAGGGTCTGCAATCCAGCATTGCTTTGCCATTGGTGGTGGATGGCGAAGGTATCGGCGTGCTGGAGCTGTATTCGAACGAGCCAGCCTTCTTCAATCAGGATGAAATGCGGCTGCTGTTGGATCTGGCCGGGGACATCTGGTTTGCACTGGAGTACATCTCACGCGAGGAGAAGCTGGACTATCTGGCCTTCTATGACGCCTTGACCGGCCTGCCCAACCGGCGTCTATGTGGTGACCGCGTGCATCAATTGTTGAGTGGCCGGGTCGATCATCACTCGTTGGCCATGATTCTGTTGGACATCGAGCGCTTTCATTTCATCAACGATACCTTTGGCCGCCATCAGGGGGATCAGCTGTTGAAGGCAGTCAGCTACCGGTTGGCCTCCGTCACCGATGAGCCGGACTTTATCTCCCGGGTCGGTACGGACTGTTTTGGCGTGGTGCTCAGCGCGGTCAATAGCGAAGCGGATGTCGCCCGCTTTTTGAAAGAGCGCATGTTTCCGTTGTTCACCAAGCCATTCACACTGGATGATCAGGAGTTGTTGATATCAGCCAAGGCGGGTGTAGCCATGGCACCTGGCGACGGGCGGGATGCGGACACCTTGTTCTCAAGTGCGGAAGCCGCGCTGAAAAAGGTCAAGGCCACTGCCGAGCCATACCTGTTCTACCTGCCGAAAATGCAGGAACGCATAGCCGAACGGCTGGCCATCGAAAGCGGCCTACGGCGAGCGCTAGACGAAGACCAATTCGTGTTGTACTACCAGCCGAAGCTGGATTTCAGCACCTTGCAGATCGTCGGTCTGGAGGCGTTGATCCGTTGGCAGCATCCAGAGCAGGGCATGATACCGCCCTCTCGGTTCATCCCGATCCTTGAGGAAACCGGGCTGATCCTGAAAGTGGGGGAGTGGGTACTGCGCAGAGCCCTGGATGATGCCGAGTACCTGTCCCATCAAGATATCAAGGTGCCGCGCATCGCGGTCAATGTGTCTTCGCTGCAACTCAAACAGGACAACTTCGTCCAGGTCATCACCCGCCTGGTGCAAGCGCGCCATGCATCGGTGGTGCTGGATCTGGAGATCACGGAAAGCCTGTTGATGGAAGACGTGGACATCAACATCAATAAGCTGGAGGCGCTACGCCATCTGGGGGTCAAGATCATGATCGATGACTTCGGAACAGGCTATTCGTCACTGAGCTATATCGCCCGGCTGCCGATCGACGCCTTGAAGATTGACCGTTCTTTTGTGGAAAACATGACAGAAAGCCCCAATAGCCTGAGTATCGTCACCTCGGTGATTTCGCTGGCCCACTCGCTGAATTTCAAAGTGATTGCAGAAGGGGTCGAGACTGAGGAGCAGGCTAAATTTCTCCGCCTGCTGCGCTGTGATCAGGTACAAGGCTTCCTCTATGGCCGCCCGGAGCCGTTGCACACCATTGCAGATCGCCTGATTGGCAACGCGCTGCAAGGCTAG
- a CDS encoding response regulator yields the protein MSNFTQVEILLVEDNPTDAELTLHALQKSNLANRVLWLRDGAEALEHFFGAGHVTLPKLVLLDLKLPKVDGVEILRRLKSDIHTQAIPVVVLTSSAEERDVVDSYRLGVNSYIVKPVDFEIFVETVSRVGFYWMLVNREPRFV from the coding sequence ATGAGCAACTTCACGCAGGTTGAGATTCTGCTGGTCGAAGACAACCCGACCGATGCCGAGCTGACCTTGCACGCGTTGCAGAAAAGCAATCTGGCCAATCGGGTCTTGTGGCTGAGGGATGGCGCGGAGGCGCTGGAGCATTTCTTCGGCGCTGGCCATGTCACTTTGCCGAAACTGGTGTTGCTGGATTTGAAGCTGCCTAAAGTCGATGGGGTGGAGATCTTGCGCAGGCTGAAAAGCGATATCCATACCCAGGCCATCCCTGTGGTGGTATTGACCTCGTCGGCGGAAGAGCGCGATGTGGTGGACTCCTACCGGCTGGGGGTCAATAGCTACATCGTCAAGCCTGTTGATTTCGAAATATTTGTTGAAACGGTCTCTCGCGTTGGCTTCTATTGGATGCTCGTCAATCGGGAGCCAAGGTTCGTTTGA